The proteins below are encoded in one region of Asticcacaulis excentricus CB 48:
- a CDS encoding tryptophan halogenase family protein, with amino-acid sequence MDPLRIIIVGGGTAGWMTAAGLSYACRDRIAQVTLIESDEIGTIGVGEASIPSLVTFNQFLKIDEREFMAHTKATFKLGIEFRNWGALGDRYMHPFGPFGHDFGMAAFHHYWLRAQASGDLTPLSDYNLNSVLARRNAFAPPASDRNSPLSALVYAYHFDAGLYARYLRSYAENFGVTRIEGQVVKVGQDAESGYITGLTLSDGRRVEGDLFVDCSGFRALLIEETLKVGYEDWSGLLPCDRAVAVPSENQYPLTPYTRATARGAGWQWRIPLRHRTGNGLVYASDHLSDDQATESLLSHLDGKPLADPRLIRFRTGRRRTAWVKNCVAIGLSAGFLEPLESTAIHLTQRGVTKLITSLPRKGFDAVLAKRFNQETRFEYEDVRDFLVLHYALTRRHDTAFWNESRTRDISETLKARIALFETTGRIQIGSDELFKDASWLAVMTGQGLRPRDYDPLADMIDAEDLRRSLDFIRAAFARTAEQVPSHDQFLKAQFGPLG; translated from the coding sequence ATGGACCCGTTGCGCATCATTATTGTTGGCGGGGGCACCGCCGGATGGATGACAGCGGCCGGTCTGTCCTATGCCTGCCGCGACCGTATCGCTCAGGTGACACTGATCGAATCGGATGAGATCGGCACCATTGGCGTTGGGGAGGCCTCCATACCGTCACTGGTCACATTTAACCAGTTTCTGAAAATCGACGAGCGCGAGTTCATGGCGCACACTAAGGCAACCTTCAAGCTGGGAATTGAATTCCGCAATTGGGGGGCGCTCGGTGATCGCTACATGCATCCGTTCGGACCGTTCGGGCATGATTTCGGAATGGCGGCTTTTCATCACTACTGGCTCCGGGCGCAGGCGTCGGGGGACCTGACGCCCTTATCCGACTATAACCTCAACAGCGTTTTGGCGCGGCGCAACGCCTTTGCACCGCCTGCATCGGACCGTAATTCCCCGTTATCTGCGCTTGTCTATGCCTATCATTTCGATGCGGGTCTCTACGCTCGTTACCTGCGCAGCTATGCTGAAAATTTTGGCGTTACGCGGATCGAAGGTCAGGTCGTAAAGGTCGGCCAGGACGCAGAAAGCGGCTATATTACCGGATTAACCCTTTCCGACGGGCGTCGGGTGGAGGGGGATCTCTTCGTGGATTGTTCAGGCTTTCGAGCCCTGCTGATCGAAGAGACGCTAAAGGTGGGCTACGAAGACTGGAGTGGCCTTCTTCCCTGTGATCGGGCGGTGGCCGTGCCGTCTGAAAACCAGTATCCGCTGACACCCTATACGCGCGCTACGGCGCGGGGGGCGGGCTGGCAGTGGCGTATTCCATTGCGGCACAGGACGGGTAACGGACTGGTCTATGCCTCAGATCATTTGAGCGATGATCAGGCCACGGAAAGCTTACTGTCTCATCTTGACGGCAAACCTCTGGCCGACCCGCGACTGATCCGTTTTCGTACGGGCCGCCGCCGCACGGCCTGGGTCAAGAACTGTGTGGCGATCGGTCTGTCGGCAGGCTTTCTTGAGCCGCTGGAATCGACGGCGATCCATCTGACCCAGCGCGGCGTCACCAAGCTGATCACTTCGCTGCCCCGTAAAGGCTTTGATGCGGTGCTGGCAAAGCGGTTCAATCAAGAGACGCGCTTCGAATATGAGGATGTGCGTGACTTTCTTGTGCTGCACTATGCCCTCACACGACGCCATGATACGGCGTTCTGGAATGAAAGCCGCACCAGAGATATTTCGGAGACCCTGAAGGCGCGTATAGCCTTGTTCGAGACGACCGGGCGGATACAGATCGGGTCGGATGAGTTGTTCAAGGATGCCAGCTGGCTGGCTGTCATGACCGGTCAGGGGCTGAGGCCGCGTGATTACGACCCGCTGGCGGATATGATCGACGCTGAGGATCTCCGGCGCTCGCTCGATTTCATACGTGCCGCCTTTGCCCGCACGGCGGAGCAGGTGCCCTCACACGATCAGTTTCTAAAAGCGCAGTTTGGACCTTTGGGGTAA
- a CDS encoding sugar MFS transporter, which yields MSESSSTAKGGSGLALAVVYVTTLFFIWAVVTNLLDPLVKTMKTVFTLTPVQAMLTGFAFFIAYFVMSLPSAAFLSRFGYAKSVMVGLGGIAAGCFIAIAAAKLHIYTVFLVALFTMASGVTLLQVAANPLIASMGKPEDSAFRLNLSQSFNSLGAACGLFFGASFLLNGDIFKKDVVITEVMKEEALGFVTNVYMAIGVALVIFIALIFMVREKITAAAPKTGQLVSPFTALTSKWANLGSIGIFLYVGAEVAISLNLLLFLEQANILNLEAQSAGHLTTFYMLFAMIGRFAGSALLKVVRDYVMLTLVAIGAIALSLLVIFTKDMVPSEPTGMVNVILTSVPVTTGLIPAFAALLIGLFNSIMFPTIFTLTLQRSTAPTSATSGLLCMAIAGGAVLPLAFAKIQEMTGSMSMGFIAPLLCYVYVLWFSFACRKAPTHAIEEGVSGGH from the coding sequence ATGTCTGAATCATCCAGCACCGCCAAAGGCGGCAGCGGTCTCGCGCTAGCCGTCGTCTATGTGACCACGCTCTTCTTTATCTGGGCTGTGGTGACCAATCTGCTCGATCCGCTCGTGAAGACTATGAAGACCGTCTTCACCCTGACGCCCGTTCAGGCCATGCTGACCGGCTTCGCCTTCTTCATCGCCTATTTCGTCATGTCCTTGCCGTCGGCGGCATTCCTGTCGCGCTTTGGCTATGCCAAGTCGGTCATGGTCGGTCTGGGTGGCATCGCAGCGGGGTGCTTTATCGCCATAGCGGCGGCCAAGCTGCACATCTATACCGTCTTCCTGGTGGCCCTGTTCACCATGGCGTCGGGCGTGACCCTGCTTCAGGTGGCGGCCAACCCGCTGATCGCGTCTATGGGTAAGCCCGAAGATTCGGCCTTCCGCCTAAACCTGTCGCAATCCTTCAACTCGCTGGGCGCGGCCTGCGGCCTCTTCTTCGGTGCCTCGTTCCTGCTGAACGGCGACATCTTCAAGAAAGACGTTGTCATCACCGAAGTGATGAAGGAGGAAGCGCTGGGCTTTGTGACCAACGTCTACATGGCCATCGGCGTGGCTCTGGTCATCTTCATCGCCTTGATCTTCATGGTCCGCGAAAAGATCACAGCTGCGGCCCCCAAAACTGGCCAGCTGGTTTCGCCCTTTACCGCCTTGACCTCGAAGTGGGCCAACCTCGGCTCCATTGGCATCTTCCTTTACGTCGGTGCCGAAGTTGCGATCTCGCTTAATCTGCTTTTGTTCCTCGAACAGGCGAATATCCTGAACCTTGAAGCGCAGTCGGCCGGTCACCTGACCACCTTCTACATGCTGTTTGCCATGATCGGCCGTTTCGCCGGTTCGGCCCTGCTGAAGGTCGTGCGCGACTACGTCATGCTCACCCTCGTGGCCATTGGCGCTATTGCCCTGTCGCTCCTCGTTATCTTCACCAAGGACATGGTGCCGTCCGAGCCGACCGGCATGGTCAATGTGATCCTGACGAGCGTTCCGGTGACCACCGGTCTGATCCCGGCTTTCGCGGCCCTGCTGATCGGCCTGTTCAACTCGATCATGTTCCCGACCATCTTCACCCTGACGCTGCAACGTTCGACCGCGCCCACCTCGGCCACGTCGGGCTTGCTGTGCATGGCCATTGCCGGTGGCGCGGTTCTACCGCTGGCGTTCGCCAAGATTCAGGAAAT
- a CDS encoding tryptophan halogenase family protein, whose protein sequence is MSDAIRRIIIAGGGTAGWMCAAALRKGLGRTVELVLIESEDIGTVGVGEATIPPIRKFLEHVGIDELDFIRETEASFKLGIEFAGWGTPDSRYFHGFGDFGAVHEAVRPYQLWRLLREAGDETPLEAWSLPAALAKAGKFFPPNPDPRSPMHDYAYAYHFDAGLFARFLRRHCEAQGVKRINAKIDAVQLRPADGFIEALTLDNGTSEAADFFIDCTGFRGLLIEEALKAGFEDWSHWLPADRAWAVPTAHHTGAGITPFTTSTAHAAGWQWRIPLQHRTGNGHVFASAFMDEETARDVLLHHLEGKALKDPMLIRFTTGRRPHPWTKNCVAVGLSSGFLEPLESTSINLIQSGIAQFLELFPSRQAEAVLRREYNRQMSLSYERVRDFIILHYKLNTRSEPLWRYCADMPIPDTLAHKIELFSVRGDVVSYDWDHFAEPSWIAVMNGQGVVSRFTDPLAQRLPLESVRALMAQRRDVLAQVVRQLPAHADFIAHHCPSPDTLKASV, encoded by the coding sequence ATGAGCGACGCCATTCGCCGTATTATCATCGCCGGGGGCGGCACGGCGGGCTGGATGTGTGCGGCGGCGCTGCGCAAGGGGCTGGGCCGCACGGTCGAGCTTGTACTGATCGAATCTGAAGACATCGGCACGGTAGGGGTAGGCGAAGCGACCATTCCCCCAATACGCAAGTTCCTGGAGCATGTGGGGATCGACGAACTCGACTTCATCCGGGAGACCGAGGCGAGCTTCAAGCTGGGTATCGAATTCGCCGGATGGGGCACACCCGACAGTCGCTATTTCCACGGCTTTGGCGATTTCGGCGCGGTGCATGAGGCCGTGCGCCCCTATCAGTTGTGGCGCTTGCTGCGCGAAGCGGGCGATGAGACCCCGCTGGAGGCGTGGTCCTTACCGGCGGCTCTGGCGAAGGCGGGGAAATTCTTTCCGCCCAATCCCGACCCGCGTTCTCCTATGCACGACTACGCCTATGCCTATCATTTCGATGCCGGGCTTTTTGCGCGCTTTTTGCGCCGCCATTGCGAGGCGCAGGGCGTGAAGCGGATCAATGCCAAAATCGACGCCGTGCAGCTTCGTCCGGCAGATGGTTTCATCGAGGCCCTTACGCTCGACAACGGCACAAGCGAAGCGGCGGACTTTTTCATCGACTGCACTGGGTTTCGCGGGCTGCTGATCGAGGAGGCGTTGAAGGCGGGGTTTGAAGATTGGTCGCATTGGCTGCCGGCGGACCGCGCCTGGGCCGTGCCGACGGCGCATCATACCGGGGCAGGGATTACGCCCTTTACGACGTCGACGGCGCATGCGGCGGGCTGGCAATGGCGCATTCCTTTGCAGCACCGCACCGGCAACGGCCACGTCTTCGCCTCGGCCTTTATGGACGAGGAAACGGCGCGCGACGTGCTGCTGCACCATCTTGAGGGGAAGGCGCTGAAAGACCCAATGCTGATCCGCTTCACCACGGGTCGCCGTCCACATCCGTGGACGAAGAACTGCGTCGCCGTGGGCCTGTCGTCGGGCTTTCTGGAGCCGCTGGAATCGACCTCGATCAACCTGATCCAGAGCGGCATTGCACAGTTCTTGGAACTGTTCCCCTCGCGACAGGCCGAAGCGGTGCTGCGCCGCGAATATAACCGTCAGATGAGTCTATCCTATGAGCGGGTGCGGGACTTCATTATCCTGCACTATAAACTCAATACGCGCTCCGAACCGCTGTGGCGCTATTGTGCCGACATGCCAATTCCCGATACGCTGGCGCACAAGATCGAGTTGTTCAGCGTGCGCGGCGATGTGGTCAGCTATGATTGGGACCATTTTGCCGAACCGAGCTGGATCGCCGTGATGAACGGGCAGGGCGTGGTGTCGCGGTTTACCGATCCTCTAGCGCAGCGGCTGCCACTTGAGAGCGTGCGGGCCCTCATGGCGCAGCGGCGCGATGTCCTCGCGCAGGTGGTGCGCCAACTGCCCGCCCATGCAGATTTTATTGCCCATCATTGTCCCTCGCCCGATACACTGAAAGCCAGCGTCTGA